The following are from one region of the Cyclopterus lumpus isolate fCycLum1 chromosome 21, fCycLum1.pri, whole genome shotgun sequence genome:
- the kctd12.1 gene encoding BTB/POZ domain-containing protein KCTD12.1 has protein sequence MALADTERAVPGCGDSGSPFSEIIELNVGGQVYVTRHTTLIAVPDSLLWNMFNKKSPKELARDSKGRFFLDRDGFLFRYILDYLRDLNLVLPDYFPEKSRLQREADFFQLRELAKQLIPRVSKDNSISEEIGHSDTEDGAQQGGPSGGAETLRVVSVGGATRTPSLDSRKSGYITIGYRGSYTIGRDIQTDAKFRRVARITVCGKTALAKEVFGDTLNESRDPDRPPERYTSRYYLKYNFLEQAFDKLTEVGFHMVACSSTGTCAYTSNDPNEDKIWTSYTEYVFCRD, from the coding sequence ATGGCACTGGCCGACACGGAGCGCGCAGTGCCCGGCTGCGGAGACTCCGGCTCCCCGTTCTCGGAGATTATCGAGCTGAACGTCGGCGGACAGGTGTACGTCACCAGGCACACGACTCTCATCGCCGTCCCGGACTCGCTGCTGTGGAACATGTTCAACAAGAAGTCCCCCAAGGAGTTGGCGAGGGACAGCAAAGGGCGCTTCTTCTTGGACAGGGACGGCTTCTTGTTCCGCTACATCCTAGATTATCTCCGCGACCTGAATTTGGTCCTGCCGGACTACTTCCCGGAGAAAAGTCGTCTGCAGAGGGAGGCCGACTTCTTCCAGCTGCGGGAACTCGCCAAGCAACTCATCCCGCGCGTGAGCAAGGACAACTCGATCAGCGAGGAGATCGGCCACAGCGACACGGAGGACGGCGCGCAGCAGGGCGGCCCCTCCGGCGGCGCGGAGACTTTGCGCGTCGTGTCGGTCGGCGGGGCCACGCGCACCCCGTCGCTGGACTCCAGGAAGTCGGGCTACATCACGATAGGATACCGCGGCTCGTACACCATCGGCAGGGACATCCAGACCGACGCCAAGTTCCGGAGAGTGGCGCGCATCACGGTGTGCGGGAAGACGGCCCTGGCCAAAGAGGTGTTCGGGGACACCCTGAACGAGAGCAGGGACCCGGACCGGCCCCCGGAGAGATACACGTCCCGGTACTATCTCAAGTATAATTTTTTAGAGCAGGCGTTTGACAAGCTGACAGAGGTGGGCTTCCACATGGTGGCCTGCAGCTCCACGGGCACGTGCGCCTACACCAGCAATGACCCGAACGAGGACAAAATCTGGACGAGCTACACTGAATATGTCTTCTGTCGGGATTAA
- the zgc:162944 gene encoding glutamine amidotransferase-like class 1 domain-containing protein 3A, mitochondrial yields the protein MLTLLRHCGHNLLTPSAVHTVNNSYYVTQMGKRVAVVLAGCGVYDGSEIHEASAVLVHLSRGGASVNMFAPNIDQMHVVNHLKGEPSEEKRNVLVESARLARGNIQDLAHLSVKDHDAVIFPGGFGAAKNLCTWAVQGKDCSVNDDVKAALQAFHGEGKPIGLCCIAPVLAAKVFPGCEVTVGIEKDDKYPDTADTAAAISQLGCKHVSKGVGESHVDEKNKLVTTAAYMCNAPIHEVFDGIGAMVQDVLKRA from the exons ATGCTCACCCTGCTGCGCCACTGTGGTCACAACCTGCTGACACCCAGTGCCGTTCACACAGTAAACAACAGCTACTACGTCACACAGATGGGTAAGCGCGTGGCTGTGGTGTTGGCTGGCTGCGGGGTTTATGATGGCAGCGAGATCCACGAGGCCTCCGCGGTGTTGGTCCACCTGAGCAGAGGAGGCGCGAGC GTCAACATGTTCGCCCCCAACATTGACCAGATGCACGTTGTGAACCACCTGAAGGGCGAGCCGTCCGAGGAGAAGCGCAACGTGTTGGTGGAGAGCGCGAGGCTGGCCCGCGGGAACATCCAGGACCTGGCTCACCTCAGTGTCAAAGACCACGACGCCGTTATATTCCCGG GTGGTTTCGGGGCGGCGAAGAACCTCTGCACGTGGGCCGTGCAGGGGAAGGACTGCTCGGTGAATGACGACGTTAAGGCGGCGCTGCAGGCGTTCCACGGCGAGGGGAAGCCCATCGGCCTCTGCTGCATCGCGCCCGTCCTGGCTGCCAAGGTGTTCCCCGGCTGCGAGGTCACCGTCGGCATCGAGAAGGACGACAA GTATCCCGACACGGCCGACACCGCGGCGGCCATCAGCCAGCTGGGCTGCAAGCACGTCAGTAAGGGCGTCGGCGAGAGCCACGTGGACGAGAAGAACAAGCTGGTCACCACCGCCGCGTACATGTGCAACGCTCCGATACACGAGGTATTCGATGGCATCGGGGCGATGGTGCAGGACGTGCTGAAACGCGCTTGA